TTGCATTGCGAATTGCGAAAAGCGAAATTATCACATGAAAAGACGTTATTACCGTTATTTTCGTTTGGTTCGTTAATCCCGTTAATTTCGTTAGTATCGTTATTACCGTTATGCCCGTTTATATCGCTATTCTCGCAAATATCGCTAATCCGTTACTTTCGCTAGGTTCGCTAATATCGTTATTATCGTTAGAATCGTTAGATTTATTCTTCGAGCGAACGGAGTGAGTCGAGAAGTGGAAGAGACCCTCGGGAACAGGCACCTTGCGGAGCCAGTTCCCTTTCCCGTTACTCTTCGAGCGAACGGAGCGAGTCGAGAAGTCTTGCAAGGCTAAAGCCTTGCCCTACGTTATTGTATAACAGTATCCACCCTCACCTTATTCCTCTCCCCTCAAGGGAGAGGAGATTTGGGGGGCATACCAGCGCAACATGGTTTCAGGAGCGAAGTGACATGACTTCAGCTTAAGCGTGTCTTCAGAATCTCATGGACCGCAGGTTATGCCCCATCGCTGTTTTCTCAACATGTTGCCTTGGTGGTGGTTGTGTATTGAACGTCCGTAAATTCCGCCTATAATTACCCATGCGGGTGGTGAAGAGGATCACTCAGGTTAAGAAGATCATCGCTCAAGCAAAGCGCAAGGGCAGGAAGATCGGCCTTGTGCCGACCATGGGTTACCTGCACGAGGGGCATCTTTCGCTCGTCCGGCTGACGCGCAGAAAATGCGATTTTCTCGTGGTCTCAATATTCGTCAACCCGGCTCAGTTCGGCCCCAAGGAGGATTTCAGAGATTATCCGCGCGACTTGAAACGAGACCTGCAGTTATTAAAGAATGAGAAAGTAGACCTGGTTTTCAATCCTCTGGTCCGGGAAATGTATCGCGAGGGGTATCAGACATATGTTGAGGTTGTCGATTGGGGAAAACTAATGTGCGGTGCATCACGCCCCATACATTTCCGGGGTGTGGCCACCGTGGTGCTGAAACTTTTCAACATCATCGCACCGGATCTGGCAGTTTTCGGCAGCAAGGACTATCAGCAGGCAGTTATTATCAGAAAGATGACCGAAGATCTGAATCTTGGCGTGAAGATCGTGACTGGCAGGATTGTGCGCGAAAAAGATGGCCTCGCCATGAGCTCGCGTAACAAATATTTGAATGAAACTCAGAGAAAGAATGCGGTTGTATTATATGAGTCCCTGCAATGGTTCAGACAGGCTTACATGAGGGGGCTGCGCGATCCAAAACTTGCTGTTAATAAGATGGCGAGTGTGATCAAGAGTAAGAAGGGTAAAGTCGACTACATTGCGATCGTCGACAAAAATACACTTCAACCAATCAAGAAATTACGAAAGGGAACACTGGTCGCCCTTGCCGTGTACTTCGGCCGGACACGGCTGATCGACAACACCATTCTGTAGCAACTGTTATTTTCGTTATTCCCGTTACTTGCGCTAATTCCGTTAATAAAGATCCGCTTCACCCCTTGCGTATACTTCTGCTGTCATTGCGAGCCCGTATTGTAGGCGAAGCAATCTCCGCTGCCAACGCGTCATAATACTGAGATTGCTTCGTCCTCCTCGGCACGCGCGGAGTCCTCGCAATGACAAGGGGACTGGCTCCGCAAGGTGCCTGTCCCAGAACGACAGAACATACGAACCTCTGAACTTCGAAGGCTAAGCGATACTAATGATAACAATGGGATTAACGAAATTAACGGTATTAACGATTCAGTCCTGATAAATCAGGCAACTACAAAGCTTGAGGGAAAACCAGACGAGACAACGCCCCACCCAAATCTCCTCTCCCTTGATGCTGTGTCCGCCTCATTCGGACGTGGCCCCACAGGCGGGACAATCTGAAAGCACAAAATTCAAATGATCAAAACCGTGTTTGGGATTTTGAACTTTGATATTGTTTAGAGTTTAGTGCTTAGGATTTTGAGCTTATAGAGCACGCAGTGCTCTTATTTAAATACCAATATCCCGAAGTACTGCGGTGCATGCGCGAACGGGATCGACCAATAGCCGGCGTCGTTGAAACGCGGCTGCAGCCTGCGCATGTTGAATCCCCATTTTTCCTCGTTGAAGGGCGCAAGTTCTGCCTTGGCGATCTTGAATTCCAGAGTCCATGCGCCAGCCTCGCGTCCGGAGCTTACTTCCCACGCGCCGTTCCACGAGGCGTCGCGCGTGCCGTCGGTGGCGCATTTGCGGTCGAAAACCGCACCATTACAATTGATAATTGTCTGGTAGTAGGTCTCCTGGTCGCCATTTGTGTCAAAGAAAAGCCAGAGGTTGTCATCATAGTATGTTGTACCATCGTGCTCAAAGATATCCGCCCGCAATTGCGACAAATCATTATCGTAGCAGCGGGTTGCAAAATAGAGGTTCTCGTCATCATGAGCAAAGTAGATCTCGGTCTTTTCGATCGGCGCGATATCGCTGCCATTGTAGTTGCCGAGAGCTGTTACTGGTACGACTGCTTGCCACAGCGGATCATCGAGTTTCCCGTCGATCTCAGGCGGTGTGGATGCTGTTTGGACATTTTTTTGCCGTTTGATTGAAAGCAGGTTATACAGGGTGCAAACCTTATCCTCGGTAAAGGGGTAAGCGAGGGTGAAGCGGGGTATCGGGAACGGGTCTGAGCCATCGGTCAAGGTAACTTCAAATTCGTATTCCCGTTTCTCGCCAGGCGCCACAACCAGATTCATTTGGATCGGCTTTATTGTGTAGCGTGCTGGATCAGTGTTCCAGACGATGGGGTAGAGCAAAGAGTCGGGACCAAAATTTTCGACCGTGGCAGTAACGGATTGTGAAATGTTTCTTGCGTCATCTTCAATAACGAACTCATCGATAACTATTGCTTCTTCATCAAGACGGTTGATCGTTTCGAGATCTTCCAGCGTTACGACATCGCGCGGCATAGCGCTTTCCTTTTTGAAAAGAGCGATGCTTCGTTTATCACCCCGTACCGTGATCGTAAGATACTGGTAAAAATGTCCGCGCGCCGCGTCGTTGGTCGAAATGCCACCGCCCGAACTTCCCACATCTATGTACTCGACGTTGTTATGATTCAGATAAGAATATTCGTGATGGTGTCCGGTGAAGACCACGTCGACGCCGTATTTCTCAAATATCTGCATCAGGGTGTCGCTTTCTCCTCCACGCAGCGCGTAGATGTAAGTCGGGATATGGTAGAACACGAATTTGTTGTCCATTTGCTTGTGTTTTTCCAGGTCTTTTTGGAGCCAGTCAAGCTGTTCTTCATCCATTTCCTGCGTTTGTGCAAAGTATAACATCGTGTTGTCCAGGACAACAAAGTGACTGTTCTCATAATTGAACGAATAATACCGCTTAAAACCGGTTTTGGCCTCATACCTAATGCGATCGGATTCCTGGGCGATGTCGTTGTTTCCCGCGCACCAGTAGAATTTGCACGGAAGTTTACCAACAATATCGAGCATGTGGTTGAATTCCGCATCCACTGCTGCCGAATCACCGACGTCGACTTCGGCGATGTCGCCAACACACATCACGAAATCAGGGTCAAGAAGGGCGATCTCTTCGATGATTTCTTCGAATACCGGATCCTGCGGCGTTCCAGTGCGATCGCCCACCACAGCAAAGCGAAATGCCCAAGCAGTATTTACGGTAACAAAAAAGGCGATGCATACGACTACGATAATAGATCTTTTCATGCTTCCTCCTTCTTGTATGGTAGTCATATTAGCATGAAAATCAAGAGCTGTTACGATCGTTTAGTTCGTTATTCTCGTTAATAGAGTTGGGTTCGCTATTGCCGATAATCCCGTTACTACCGCTACTATCGTTACTTTCGTTTGTCATGGGAGATTGCTTCGCCAATAAAACTGGCTCGCAATGACAGATGGCGTTGTAATACGTAACCGTAATCTTTCTAGTCGAAACGGGCTTCGTTACCGTCGACCATTACCATTTAACCAGGGGGACGTTCCTGCAAGAAATATTGGACGTTCTTGGAATTAGCTAGTTAGCCAATTGGCTAACTAGCTTAGTGCCGAAGTGGGAGCGTTGACTAACGGTGATGGATGTGCTATAGTCGTGTGGAAAAATTGTATGGATAAAGAAGTAAATGAGTAACCGAACCGTCTTATTTTTCTGCATCGTCCTTTTTTGCGCATGTCAAAAAGAACCTCCGATCGATTTTTTCAAAGAAGATGTGACCGTTGAGATCCTGGATGGAAAGGCAAGGGTCACCGGCGTCTACTATTTCGAGAACCTGACTCAGATCGGAAAGCGCATCAAGTTCTATTATCCTTTCCCTGTTGATTCGAATCATTATTTTCCCGAAAACATTTCGATTGACCGCGAATTTGAAACGGATTCTGCAGGCATCTACTTCTCGCTTTCACTGCCTCCCAATTGTATTGATTCGTTCAAAATCATTTATGAACAGCGGGTGAGAGATCGGTTCTTCAGGTATATTACGACAACGACGAAAGCATGGAGGAGGTCGATAAAAGATGCGAATTTTACAATCACCGCGGCAGAGCGTTTGAATATCAGCACGAATTATACGTTCCCCGAACCCAAAATCGTTGACGAATATCGCAAGTGGACCATTCGGATAGCGAATTTCTTCCCGGAAGAGGACCTAATTCTTAACTGGTAGCCGTACTGCAATCTCGACAGGCGCGGAGAGGGACTCTTCTCTTACTTTGCCGTTTTTCCCTAACTCCGCGTCTGGTCAGTTGAACCTTGACAATTGCAATTTCCCTCTTATTATTATGTGTAGGATAATTATGTAGGAGAAAAACGTATGAAATGGCTTGTATTGCCTGTAGTGGTTTGCGTTCTTAGTGCCAATCCGATTATGATCGAAGTCATCAACGAATTCCAGGTTGCTCCTTATGATTCGGAACGAGTGGAGCTGCGGTATCTCCAATCGGGTGCCTCGGATACACTTTTTACTGAGACTTTTAATTTGTACAACACGGAGGTTTTGACACCAGCCGGCGTTGCGTATGTGGATACAAGCATATTCCTCACGGGAATGGGGCAGGCCGTCATTGACCGTTCAGTAATGACGGGTGTTTTTGAATTGCTTGATGATACTGGTTGCGTGGCGGTTCTATCCTTCGGCCAATTCGGTGATTCTGTGTATTATCCGGGGCATGCGACCGAGTGGTGCTGTGCGCCGGCCCCTCCTATTGATTGGTCGGCTGCGAAGTTTCACTGTTATGTGTATTGTTACTACGACTACGAATATTGGTTGATCCGCGATTGGTACCTTGATTCGACACCGACCCCGGGTATGCCAAATGATGATTATCCAGGCTGTAGCGTGTCGGGGCATATTTTCGACAATGCTAGCCAACCTCTCGCCGGTGCCCGTGTCACCGCGACGTTTTCTGACTACTCTGCTTTTGTCTTTCCGTCAATGCTGTATAGTACTTGTTGTACAACCTACACAGCGAGTGATGGAGCATACTATTTTGATAGTCTGTTGCCGTATTGGTATGACATTGACGTTTATGCAGACGGGTACTTGCCGGATACGCAACTAATTGGTCAGTTATGCTGTACAGCTCCAATTAACAATGTGAATTTTTACCTGCCGACCGGCATTGCCGAAAACCTGAATTACGATACAAACATGGGATCATTTGTGAGGCCTAATCCGTTCAACGGCGCGCTCTATGTTACTATGCGTGAACCGGCCCAGCATATCGATATTTACGATGTGACTGGAACACTCATACGACGGTTTGACAACAAGAACTTGAACACCGATGTTACGGTCGACTGCGCAGACTTACCGCGCGGCGTTTATTTCATTGCGCTGCAAGAGCAAAAGTTGAAAGTAATAAAGTTCTGATTCAGCGATTTATTGTATCCCAATAAATAATTTCTAAGGTCTTAGCGTCATTGCGGAATTTAATGAGACAGGCACCTAACGGAGCCAGTCCCCTTGTCACGTCAGTCATTGCGAGGACGCCGTAGGCGGACGAAGCAATCTCAGTATTGTTTTGTTGAGATTGCCGCGTCGTCCCGCATTATATTGTATCAAAAAGGTGCGGGACTCCTCGCAATGACCCCAAGTATCTCCGAGCGTTGCGATACTGTGCCAATTTTGTTCATATCTTGTATATGATTACAAAATTGAGTATCCCGCATTTTTGTGCGGGACCAGCTAAACGATCCTGCGTCTTCTGCGTTGTTGCGTCTAGTCTTTCATCAACTCTTCTTCCATGATCTGGTGCTGGTAGAGTTTCCAGTACAGCCCCTGATTCTTGAGCAATACCTCGTGCGTGCCCTGCTCAACGATCTTTCCTTTGTCCAGAACATAGATGTAGTCGCAGATCGAAAGCACCGACAGACGGTGCGATATGATTATTATGGTCGTATCCTGGGTTTTGGACAATTGCCCGATCAATTCCTTTTCAGTGTCGGCATCGAGGTTCGATGTTGCATCATCGAGCACGAGTATCTTCGGTTGATTGAGCACGGCGCGGGCGATCGCCACGCGCTGTTTCTCGCCCCCGGAGATCCGCAGGCCGCGCTCACCGATGAGTTCATCGAGTCCTTTCGGCGCGCCGCGCACAAAACCTTCGAGCTGGGCAAGTTTTATCGCACTGTTGACCATGGGGGTGTCGATCTTACGGCCGAAGGTTATGTTATTATAGATGCTTTCGGAGAACAACGAAGGTTCCTGCGGTATGTAACCGAAAAGCGAACGCAATTCCGAAAGCCTGATGTCACGCATGTCTGTGCCGTTCAGTTTCACCCTGCCATTGGTTGGGTCGGCGACCCTCATCAGCACTTGCAGCAGGGTGGTTTTGCCCGACCCGACCGTGCCCGCAAGGCCGATCTTTTGACCCGGCTTGATATTGATATTCACCCCGTCCAGAATGAGCGGACCCTCCTGCGCGTATCTGAAAGACACGTTTTCCATGGAAATGCCCCTGTGGTCGGCCTCTTTTACCCGCCCTTCATCAGCGACGTCGGTCGGGAAATTTTTTATTTCTTCGATGCGTTCGCTCTGGACCTGGGCACGTTTCTTCGATACGAAATAATTGCCGATCCTCAACATCGGGTCGAGGAGAAGTATGATATATGCATTGAAAGCAACAAATTCACCGATCGTGAGATTGCTGCGGATGATAAATAAGCCGCCGAATAAAAGCACCAGGATCACGCCCATCTCCTCGATGGCGGTGAACAGAGTATGGATAAGCGCTTCGAGTTTGATCACCCTTATTGATGCGCCGACCCTGGCTGTGAGCATGTCCGTGAAGCGCAGGCCGGTTTTGTCTTCTGTCGTATAGGATTTTACGAGTTTTATACCGGTGAAACTCGACTGCAGATGATTGTTCGTTCGAGATATTGATTCGCGCCACGCGTAGTAGTACTTATACATGATCGGGCTTATCTTGAGCCATCCCACTGCCGCCAGGCTGATCGGTAAGGCGGAGATAAGGGTCAGCATCGGGTTGATCCTTATGAGGAAGTACAAGGCGATCACCAAGGTGAAGATGCCTTCGATGGGTCTGAATATGCCAGAACATGAAAACCATGCGAGTTCGTTGAGGTCATGGTCAACACGCTGTAGTATATCGCCAGCCGGGAACCGGCCGAGAAAAGAATGCCCCTTACGCAATATCTTGGAAAATATGTTCGTGCGTTCGTCAATTAGGTACATCTCATTGCTGCGGCCGCGGGTATAGGGAAGCAGCGAGTTGAAAATGGCGCGCAGGAATCCAATACCACCGATTATCAAAACAAACCTGATGAGATCCTGGCGGGCGAAATTAGTCCTTATTCCGTCAATTACATCTTTAAGAAGATACGGAAAAATAAGGGCGATGATCGTATTGAAAAATGAGAATACTATGAGAAACGAGAGCCAGATTTTGTGTTTTTTCCAGAAGTAGATAACCGATCTCATTGTACCCCGCTCAGGTACTGAAGCCTGTACATTTTGTAGTAATGTCCTTTCTCGCGTAGTAAGTCGGAATGATTGCCATCCTCAACTAATTTGCCTTTATGAATTACCAGCACCCGGTCGGCCAGACGTGTCGTCGTGAGGCGGTGTGCTATAATTATTGCGGTGCGTCCTTTGAGCAACTCTTTGAGACCTTGCTGGACCAGACGTTCGCTTTCGGGGTCCACCGATGACGTTGCTTCGTCAAGAATTAGTATCTCAGGATCGAAGACCAGTGCCCTCGTATAGGATATGAGTTGCCTTTCACCGAAAGACAGGTTGATACCCTGCTCGATAATATTTGTTTTGTAGCCTTCGGGCAGGTCTTCTATGCGTTGATGGATCTTTGCGCGCTTTGCCGCGTCACGTACTTTCTCATCTGCTATCGTATCGTCAAAGAGTCTGAGATTATCAAGGATCGTACCCGGGAATAAGATGACATCCTGCGGTACAAACCCGATTCTGGAACGCAGCGAATGACGCTCTACGTCAGCAATAGGCGTGCCGTCGATCAAGATATCTCCATCCTGAGGAGAATAGTACTTAAGCAGAAGAGAAATGATCGATGTCTTGCCGCCTCCTGTTTCGCCTACGAGCGCGATCCGTTCTCCTTTCTTGATCTGGAAATTCAGATCCTTCAGTATCCAGTTCTTATCGTCGTAGAAGAAACTCAAGTCTTTGAACTGGATTGCGTGTTCGAATTCCCGCAGCACGTGGGTTTCGCTTACCTGAAATTCCTCCTGGGTCGATAGGATCTGGAATACTCTTTCGGCGGCAGCGAATGCTCGCTCGATAACATTTATCTGGTCGGATATACCGCGCAGAGGAACAAAAAGACGCGTGATATAACTTATGAAAAGATAGAGCGTGCCGATCGTGATCAAACCGGATAGCGCCCATATCCCGCCCAGGCCGAGTACGAGCACGATGCCTATGATCTCGCCCAGTTCCACGAAAAACCATATGCGATACCAGAACGACAGTGACTGCATCTCGTATGCATACTTGTCTTTGCCCAGTTTGTTGATCTTGGAT
This DNA window, taken from candidate division WOR-3 bacterium, encodes the following:
- the panC gene encoding pantoate--beta-alanine ligase, translating into MRVVKRITQVKKIIAQAKRKGRKIGLVPTMGYLHEGHLSLVRLTRRKCDFLVVSIFVNPAQFGPKEDFRDYPRDLKRDLQLLKNEKVDLVFNPLVREMYREGYQTYVEVVDWGKLMCGASRPIHFRGVATVVLKLFNIIAPDLAVFGSKDYQQAVIIRKMTEDLNLGVKIVTGRIVREKDGLAMSSRNKYLNETQRKNAVVLYESLQWFRQAYMRGLRDPKLAVNKMASVIKSKKGKVDYIAIVDKNTLQPIKKLRKGTLVALAVYFGRTRLIDNTIL
- a CDS encoding metallophosphoesterase, producing MKRSIIVVVCIAFFVTVNTAWAFRFAVVGDRTGTPQDPVFEEIIEEIALLDPDFVMCVGDIAEVDVGDSAAVDAEFNHMLDIVGKLPCKFYWCAGNNDIAQESDRIRYEAKTGFKRYYSFNYENSHFVVLDNTMLYFAQTQEMDEEQLDWLQKDLEKHKQMDNKFVFYHIPTYIYALRGGESDTLMQIFEKYGVDVVFTGHHHEYSYLNHNNVEYIDVGSSGGGISTNDAARGHFYQYLTITVRGDKRSIALFKKESAMPRDVVTLEDLETINRLDEEAIVIDEFVIEDDARNISQSVTATVENFGPDSLLYPIVWNTDPARYTIKPIQMNLVVAPGEKREYEFEVTLTDGSDPFPIPRFTLAYPFTEDKVCTLYNLLSIKRQKNVQTASTPPEIDGKLDDPLWQAVVPVTALGNYNGSDIAPIEKTEIYFAHDDENLYFATRCYDNDLSQLRADIFEHDGTTYYDDNLWLFFDTNGDQETYYQTIINCNGAVFDRKCATDGTRDASWNGAWEVSSGREAGAWTLEFKIAKAELAPFNEEKWGFNMRRLQPRFNDAGYWSIPFAHAPQYFGILVFK
- a CDS encoding carboxypeptidase regulatory-like domain-containing protein, yielding MKWLVLPVVVCVLSANPIMIEVINEFQVAPYDSERVELRYLQSGASDTLFTETFNLYNTEVLTPAGVAYVDTSIFLTGMGQAVIDRSVMTGVFELLDDTGCVAVLSFGQFGDSVYYPGHATEWCCAPAPPIDWSAAKFHCYVYCYYDYEYWLIRDWYLDSTPTPGMPNDDYPGCSVSGHIFDNASQPLAGARVTATFSDYSAFVFPSMLYSTCCTTYTASDGAYYFDSLLPYWYDIDVYADGYLPDTQLIGQLCCTAPINNVNFYLPTGIAENLNYDTNMGSFVRPNPFNGALYVTMREPAQHIDIYDVTGTLIRRFDNKNLNTDVTVDCADLPRGVYFIALQEQKLKVIKF
- a CDS encoding ABC transporter ATP-binding protein/permease, with the protein product MRSVIYFWKKHKIWLSFLIVFSFFNTIIALIFPYLLKDVIDGIRTNFARQDLIRFVLIIGGIGFLRAIFNSLLPYTRGRSNEMYLIDERTNIFSKILRKGHSFLGRFPAGDILQRVDHDLNELAWFSCSGIFRPIEGIFTLVIALYFLIRINPMLTLISALPISLAAVGWLKISPIMYKYYYAWRESISRTNNHLQSSFTGIKLVKSYTTEDKTGLRFTDMLTARVGASIRVIKLEALIHTLFTAIEEMGVILVLLFGGLFIIRSNLTIGEFVAFNAYIILLLDPMLRIGNYFVSKKRAQVQSERIEEIKNFPTDVADEGRVKEADHRGISMENVSFRYAQEGPLILDGVNINIKPGQKIGLAGTVGSGKTTLLQVLMRVADPTNGRVKLNGTDMRDIRLSELRSLFGYIPQEPSLFSESIYNNITFGRKIDTPMVNSAIKLAQLEGFVRGAPKGLDELIGERGLRISGGEKQRVAIARAVLNQPKILVLDDATSNLDADTEKELIGQLSKTQDTTIIIISHRLSVLSICDYIYVLDKGKIVEQGTHEVLLKNQGLYWKLYQHQIMEEELMKD
- a CDS encoding ABC transporter ATP-binding protein/permease; translated protein: MHWHFEDRYALEDTGAKKRNWRILKKLMPYFRKYLRTIIIASFLLLFSTLLTLLGPILIRRAIDVEIPGKSTQGLLIIAAIYIVIQIVVLLVRYFQQIEIMTIGEKAIADLKADIFRHLLRLPVSYFDKHPVGALISRVESDTEALKFLFSSTAVVLVSNLALLVGMSVVMFVVSWQLYLLILFMMPIFAYSFWWFEKHVRNVFINLRKKIAEINGFVVETVKSLNVVQMFRQEDNFVSKINKLGKDKYAYEMQSLSFWYRIWFFVELGEIIGIVLVLGLGGIWALSGLITIGTLYLFISYITRLFVPLRGISDQINVIERAFAAAERVFQILSTQEEFQVSETHVLREFEHAIQFKDLSFFYDDKNWILKDLNFQIKKGERIALVGETGGGKTSIISLLLKYYSPQDGDILIDGTPIADVERHSLRSRIGFVPQDVILFPGTILDNLRLFDDTIADEKVRDAAKRAKIHQRIEDLPEGYKTNIIEQGINLSFGERQLISYTRALVFDPEILILDEATSSVDPESERLVQQGLKELLKGRTAIIIAHRLTTTRLADRVLVIHKGKLVEDGNHSDLLREKGHYYKMYRLQYLSGVQ